A window of Devosia chinhatensis genomic DNA:
GTCTTACTTCAGAACGATGAAGGGCTTTGCTGCTGCGGCCCTGGTCAGCGCCACCTCACTCTTTGCCCTGTCCACCGCCGTCTGGGCTGCCCCGGAACAGCTTACCATTGCTCTTTCAGGCGATGTCCCCACGCTCGATCCGAGCAAGGACACCTCTCCGATCGGGCTAAACCTGCGTCTCAACGTCTACAACGCGTTGACCGAACTGGGTCGCGATGGTGAAGTCATTCCCCAATTGGCGGAAAGCTGGACGACGAGCGACGACCTTACCGAGTGGACCTTCAAGCTGCGCGAAGGCGTCAAGTTCCACGACGGCTCGACCATGACCGCCGATGACGTGGTCTTCACCGTCGAGCATGTCCTGGCCGATGAAACCTCGCCGGTACGCGCCTTCCTCCGCCTGGTCCAGACCGCCGAGGCAATTGACGACAATACGGTCAAGTTCACCTTGACCCAGCCCTATTCGATGTTCGATCGCCAGAGCAAATATCTCTATGTGATGTCGCGGGCCTATTATGACGCCAATGGCGATACGGGCTACGCCACCGCTCCGATCGGCACCGGCCCCTATACCGTCGCTGAATGGGTCAAGGATGACCGCCTGGTGCTTCAGGCTTTCCCGGACTATTGGGGTGGCGAACCGGAGGTCAAGACCGGCATTTTCCGTCCGATTCCGTCTGATGCAGCGCGCGCCAATGCGCTGCTGTCCGGGGAAATCGATCTCGTACCGAGCCTGCCGCCCAGCCTCATGGACATGCTCTCCGGCAGTGCCGACCTGAAGGTTGAAGTCGCGCCAGGCTATCGCGTGGCATTCCTCGAGCTCAATCCTGACCAGGCACCCTTCGACAAGCCGGAAATCCGCCAGGCAGTCGATGTTGCCATCGATCGTGCGGCCATCGCAGACCAGCTGATGCGGGGTACGGGCAAGGCCACCGGCATGATGATCCCGCCCTCCAATGGCGGATACGACGCGTCCTTCACGCCGACCGAGTATGACCCCGAACTGGCCAAGCAGCTGGTGCAGGAAGCTGGCTATGACGGCACGCCGATCGTCATCGACTACCCGAACAACAACTATCCGATGGCCAACGAAGTCGCCCAGGCGATCGCTGGCTACCTGACGACTGCCGGCCTCAACGTTCAGCTCAATCCGATGGAGTTCACGGCCTTCTTCCCGGCCTGGGTCCAGAACAAGCTGAGCCCCATGTACTACTTCGCCTTTGGGTCTTCCCAGTTCCACGCCGAGACGATCCTTGCCACGCTTTATGAAGCTGGCGGGCATCTCCGTCACAACAACCCGGAGATCGACGCTCTGGTCAAGTCGCAGCGCCAGGAACGCGATGAAGCCAAGAAGCAGGAAATGATCAGCCAGGCCTTCCGCATCAGCAATGAGGATCGCCAGTTCCTGCCGCTTTACGACATGCTGCAGGTCTATGGCGTCAAGGCGGACATCGACTACGTACCGTATCCCGACGAAATCGTGCGTCTCTATACCTTCGAGTAATCTCCTCCCGGAGACGTTGAATGGGCCGGCTTGCCGGCCCATTTTCTTTGGTCCGTAAGCAGTCGAAACAAAAAGGCCCGGCATCACTGCCGGGCCTTTTTGTAAACCGGGTTTGTGTCAGTCGAGGGAGAAGAGGTTCCCCGGGCTCATGATGTCCGATGGATCAAATTGGGCCTTGAGCTGGTCGAGAAGCGCCCGCACCGCCGGCTGGCGGGTTTCCATGTAAGGATATTTGCGCCCGATCTGCATGTGGACGCCGCCGAGCGCGCGCCATTCGCCGAGGATCGACTGGGTCAGAGCCTTGAGCGTTTCGCGCGAGGCAGGATTGTCGGCACGACGCTTGAGTGCTGCGCGCTGGGCCTCGCTCATGAAGTCGAGATGGATCGGCAGGGGTGCATCGGACCAGCGGATCAGCGTCTCGACCCCCACGCCGGACGGGCCATGCGTCGAAAGCAGGTAGCCATGGGAGATGCCAGCCGCCTTGAGCGCCTCGGCATCGCGTTCAAAGACTGCCTCTGTCCGTGTGAAGCACTCCGCACCCAGCGAATTGGGCACCACCGTATGGAGCCAGGCCATGCGCTTGCCGGACGGCGTCAGCAGGCCCGACATCGGCGGGAACGGCAGGGCGCGCATGACGCGCGGAATGGAAGCGGGAATTTCGCGGCCGCCGGCATCGCGCGCGATGGCGCAGACACGTCGCGCCTTGCGATCGGCTTCATGCTGGTCACCACCTTCGACGACGGCGTTCATCAGATAGCCGACTTTCTTGGCAAAGCGGCGACCATGGAGCGCGATCAGCGTTGCGTCACGCAAGCCCGATGTCAGGCTCGACGCCCCTTTGATGATCTGCCCGACGGTCTTGAGATCGGCCACAAGCCCATCGCTTTGCATGCGGGACTGTGCGGAAAAAGGGTCCATCCCCAAGCACTCGGAGGCGAGCAGTTCAGCCCCGATCTGGGCCATGGCGCGCATCTGGGCTGCCGGATCGTCGAAGGAGAACGAGACAAAGGCCTCCCCTTTAGCCGCCGGAATCAATTGCAGCGTAATCTGCGTCTTGATGCCGAATGCACCGCAATCGCCGAGAAAAATGCCGGTGAGATCGGGGCCGTAATTGCGGAAGAACGGGGACGTATTGTCGCCGCCTGCAGATCCGGTCTGGATCAGCTCGCCCGTACCGATCACGACGCGCAGGGCCAGCACGGATTCGGCGGAGCTGCCGCGCGAGGCCGAACCGAAGAACTTGGCGCCCTGGGACACCGCCCCGCCGACGGTCGCATGAAGGCCGGAGAAAGTGCCCCAAAATGGCGTCGTTAATCCAAGCGGACGCAGGGCGTCGCGGAGCGCGGCCCAGGTGACACCGGCCTCGACCGTCACATAGCGATCTTGGGCATTGATTTCGATGATCTTGTCGAGCGCAGAGAGATCGATGAGGGCGCAATTGGGTCGGGCCGGTAGATAGCCGGCGCTGTAGGAGAGACCGCCACCACGGGTATAGACGCCGATATTGAGATCCTTGGCCTCTCGAATGATGCGGACGACGTCGTCTTCACTGGTCGGGTGCAGAACGGCGATCGGCTTGTGCGATGCTTCATAAAAGACATCGGTGGCATAGAGGTCGAGGTCGCCGGTTTCGATATTGAGCCCCGGCAGCTGCTTGGCAAGCCAAGCGGCCGGGTCGATGTGGGGGTCCAAGCTGGCCTCCTAGGCTTGCAGCGAGCGACGCAGATACCGGCCATGGCCGGCAGTTTCTGCAACCATTGCACCGTCGCGATAGACCTCGACACCGCGAACGAGCGTATTGGTCACACGGCCCTTGAACGTCTGGTCTTCGTAAATGCTGTAGCCGGCATCGCTGCGCACGTCGTCAGTGGTCAGCGTCCATTCCGTGTCGAGGTCGACCAGAACGATGTCGGCATCGAAGCCCGGCGTCAGCGCACCCTTTTGCCCCCACATGCCCATGGCTTTGGCAGGATTTTCGCACAACAGAGCGACAAGGCGCTCAATGCCGATGCCACGGCGATGGTAACCTTCGGTCAACATGACAGGCAGAATGGTTTCAAGGCCCGGGCACCCGGGCGACGCTTTCCAGATCCCGCCTTCCTTGCCGGCCAGTGTGCGATGCACATGGTCGGAAGCGACCGTGTCGATCGCGCCCGAGGCGATCCCCGCCCAAAGCGCCTCGCGGTCGGCGGGTTCGCGCAGCGGCGGATTGATCTTGCCCACCGTGCCACGTTCCCAGGTCACGTCATGGGTGAGATAGTGCGGGCAGGTTTCAATGGTGATCGAGACCCCCGACTGACGCGCCGCTATAGCAGCGTCGAGCGCTTCGCCGGATGAGGTGTGGACCACATAGATGGGAGAACCCGCTGCCTGACAGAGGCGAGCGGCCCGCTGGATGGCGTCTGCTTCGACGAATGGGGGGCGCGACTCATTCCACGACGAGAGGCCGTTCAGGCCCTCGGGGTCCTTGGCCATGACCTGCTGGCGCAGATAGTGCACAACCTCGATATTTTCCGGATGCGGACAAAGCACGCCACCATTGCGGGCGCAGGCTTCGGCCAGGCGGAAGAGGAATGCGTCGTCGATGTCTGGCAGGCCCAGCCGCTTGCCCTCGCCGCCGCGGTTGTTCATGAAGATCTTGAAGCTGACAATGCCGTAATCAGCAATGTAGCGCGGCACCTGGGCGAGCTGCTCTTCGGTCGAGATGATCAGATGATAGCCGAAATCGATGTGGCTTCCCGCCTCGGTTACCGCGCGGATTTCATCGAAGATTGTCGAGTGTTCGGCGGCCGAAAGGATGAACGGAACGATCGTTGTGACCCCGCCGCTGGCGGCAGCGGATGTTTCGCTCCGGGCATCCGATGCCGCGCGGGGATAGGAAATGTCCGCACCATGTCCAAGATGCACATGAACGTCCAGGGCGCCGGGCATGACGAGCTTGCCCGAGGCATCCAGCCGCCTCGCGGACACAGCCGCCGTGCCTACTTCCAGGATCGCTGCCACGCGTCCTCCGCTGACGGCAATGTCGAAAGGCGCCGGTGCTTGGCCGGGAAGGGCGACAAGGCCGCCGTGGATGACGAGATCAAACATGGGATTATCCTCAGGCAAGGGTAGGCGGGCGATCAGGTGTAGCGCTTCTCCATGGCGTCATAGTCCTGCTTTCGGACGGCGTTCTGACGCATCTCGAAGCTCGCCAGAGCATCCTTGACGCCTTCCAGCGAGCCCGTGCGCTGAAGTTCGCCCAGGACATTATAGACCGACATCAGGGATGCCTGGAGCGCCGCGTTTGCAAACAGGCTTGCCCCATAGCCCATTTCTTTGAGCTTGGCGTGGTCCACAGGCGGGGTCTTGCCGCCAAAGACATAGTTGAAGATCTGCGGTACCGGCAGCTCGCGTGAAATGCGGGCGATATCGTCCAGATTGATGGGCGCTTCGACGAACGTCACGTCGGCACCGGCCTCGATGTAGCGATGCGCACGATCAAGGGCATCCTCGATGCCGTTGACGGCAATGGCGTCGGTACGGGCGACGATCTGGAAGTCGCCATCGCGACGGCTATCAGCCGCCGCCTTGATCTTTTGTACCATCTCCCCGGTGGGAATGACGGCCTTGCCATTGAAGTGGCCGCATTTCTTGGGAAAGTCCTGGTCTTCGATCTGAATGCCGGCGGCGCCGGCGCGCTCATAGGCACGGACCGTACGATAGGTATTGACCGGATTCCCAAAGCCCGTATCGCCGTCGACCAGAAGGGGAATATCCACCGCGTCCGCGATCATGGCGATATGCTGCACCATTTCAGTCATGGTGATCAGGCCGACATCGGGCATGCCCAAATACATGTTGGTGACGCCCGCGCCGGTTATATAGGCGCATTCATAGCCCAGCTCATTGATGACATTGGCAAAGAGAGCGTTTGGGGCCCCTGGCATGATGACCGCCTCGCGGCGGGCCAAAATGCTCTTGAGCCGGGCGGCAGGTGAAGTCACGCTTAATCTCCTTGCGACGAGCTCGGTTCCCACGCCCGAGCCGAACTAGCTACTAGACACAATCTCCGCTGTATGATGTAAACTGTCAACAGTTGATAGCAGGGCAATCGGCTCTGAATTCGGTTAGGAACACCTGCTGATGACCATGTCGGTGCCGACAGCTCCCAGCGCCCAACTGCCGCTTCACAAGGGTTTCGCCAGCGCCCCGGGCTGTCGACTGCATTATACACGACAGGGAAGCGGGCCTGCTGTCGCGCTCCTGCATGCCAGTCCCTGTTCAGCCAAGGTCATGGCCGAGCTGCAGGCGGCCTGGGGGCACGAATTTACCTGCTTTGCCTTCGATCTGCCGGGTTTCGGCCTGTCCGAGGCGCCGCGAGATGGAGATATCACCATCCCGCGGCTCGCCGACCTCATCGCGGGCGGCATGCGTTCAATCGGGATCGAGCAGGCCGCCCTTTATGGTCGGCACACGGGCGCCAGCGTGGCGCTTGAGCTGGCGCTGCGCCATCCCGAACTTGCATCGATGATCCTCACCGATGGTCTGCCCATCTTTGCGGCGCCCTATACCGAAGAGCGCCTCAAGCAATACCTGCCGCCAATAGTTCCGCAATGGCATGGCGGCCACCTTACCTGGGCCTTTTTTCGCTACCGTGAGCAGCACTTGTTCTGGCCCTGGGATGCAGTCGATCTGGAGCGCCGGGCGGATGCGGACCTGCCCGATATTGCATTCCTCCATCGCGGCACGGTGGAACTGCTCGAAGCCGCCGGGACCTATGCGCGCACCTACCGTGCCGCCTTTCTGCATCAGGCGCTGCCGCGCATCGGCGATGTCACGGTGCCAGCCTATTGGGGCAATCGACCGGGCGACAGCCAATATAAGACTGTCCCGCGCTATCCCGATGGGGCGCCGGTCGAGATCATGTCGCGCAATCCGGAACAGGCGCTGGCCGAGGAGCTCGATCTCCTGCGCCGCCACCCGGCAACCGGTGCCGTGCCGGTACACGTCTCCGCCTTCAGCGAAAAGCCGCATGCCGACGAGATCGAAGACTATATCGATACCCGTCATGGACCGGTGCGGGCCTATGGGGCAGGGCTGTCGAAGCAAGGCGACCCGCTTCTCTTCCTTCATGACCTGCCAGGCAGCTTCGATCTCGACCGCGCGGAGATCGGTGATTTCTTCGGCAATGGACCCGTCTTGGCATTTGACCTTGGTGGCAATGCCGAGTCGCCCAGCGATGCACCGAGTATCTCGCTGTGGGTCGAGCAAATCGAAGACGTCCTGGAAGCCTTGGGCTGGAACACCGTGTCGCTGGTCGCAAAGGGCACCTCGGCGGCTTTGGCTCTGGCCTTTGCGCGCCAGTATCCGGAACGTGTCTCCGAAGTGGTGCTGTCGACGCCGCCCCTGCTGAGCGAAGACGAGCGTCTGGCCTGGTCGGAGCGCGTGCCGGACATCGATCCAACAGAAGATGGCGGCTACCTCTTGCGACTTTGGCATCATCTTCGCGATCAGGAGCTCTGGTATCCCTGGTTCAATCGGGACCATTCGGCACGCCGCAGCACGGAGCCGAGGATCGATCCGGTCCGGCTCACACGGTATGCCGTAGCACTTTTAAAGCAGCCCCACACCTACGCCCGGATATGGCGGGAAGTCCTGTCAGACGACCTTGGCGAGATGCTGAGATCCCCTCCTGTACCGGTGAGGATCGTTTGGTCACCCCAAGATATCTTTGCGCCCAGCGTTCAGCGCCATCAGGCTGAGCATCGGGACGCCACCCCCAATACAAGACTTTGACTGGAGAACGTGATGTCGACCCATGCCCCAACCTATACTTTGCCGGACGTTCAACGGCAGCCTCTTGAGGCAGTGCGGTCCCTGCAGAACCAGCTGCTTCGTCGCATGGTCGAGATTTGCTATGACCATCATCCGTTCTATTCCAAGCTTATGCGGGAGCGTGGCCTGACGCCGGCCGATATCCAGAATATCGACGATCTGCAGAAAATCCCGCCGTCCTCGAAGACTGATTTTCTGGCCGACCCGGAAGCCTTCCGGCTGCGCCCCGAGGGGTTGCCGCTGGCCGAGGGTACGCTCTGGAAAATTATCTACACGACCGGAACGACGACCGGTAAGCCAGCGCCGATCTTTGTCACATCGCACGACCACTTCGCCTACCAGGATCTTTTCCGCACCCGGCAGGACCTTATCGGACTGCGCAACACCGACTTGATCGCCAACCTCTTTCCGCTGACGTCGTTTCCCATGGGCGCCTATTCCCGCGGGCCCGACGAGGCGGCAGCCGTCGGCGCGGCCATGTTGATCGCAAATACCGGGCGTGTGGACAGCTATTACCCGGTCAATCGCAGCGTCGACGATGCCGTCGCTTCGATCGCCCGCCACAAGGCAACTGTGCTGTGGGGTGTCGCAGGGTTCGTCCGCCGCGTTCTGCTGCGCGCAGCGGAGCTCAGTGCCGATTTTACCTCTGTCCGCATGGTGATGACAACGGGCGAAGCCGCGTCTCCCGCCATGCGCGAGGATCTGCGGCTGCGGATGCGCAACCTCAATTGTGCGGATACCACGATCGTCAATCGCTATGGCTCGACCGAGCAGGGCGGCACGATGATCGAATGCTGTGACGGTTCAGGCTTCCACAGCTCCATGCCAGACCAGGTTTTCCATGAGGTGGTCGACGCCGACACCGGCATGCGCCTGGCCGATGGCGAAACCGGCATGCTCGCCATTACCCATCTCAACCGGCGCGGCACCGTATTCCTGCGCTACAAGATGGGGGACATGGGCGCGCTTGACCATACGCCGTGCCCCCATTGTGGACGCACCACCGTGCGTCTTTCCTCCAAACCCGTACGCACGGGCGACATTATCAAGATCAAGGGCGCGCTCGTGAACCTGGGTAATCTCAAGGCCGAGCTCGACAAAATTTCAGAGCTGGAAGAATACCAGATCGTGGTCACCTCGGAGTCTGCGACCGATCCATTCTCGCCTGACGTGCTCAAGGTCCGCCTTGCGCCCGTTTCGGGCAAGGAAGACGGGATCGGCGGCGAGATTGCAGCGCTTGTCACGACGCTCACCAATCTTCGCCCGGAAATTGAAATCGCCAGGCGTGACGAGATTTTCGATCCGGTGGCGATGGCCAAGCCCAAGCGGATCGTCGACCTGCGTCAGCGCTGATGCGCGGGGATGTCCATGGAGTGCTGGTGACGCGCCAAGACGGCGTTGTCACCATCACTCTCAATCATCCCGAGCGTGCCAATGCACTCGATCCGGCCGAGTTTCATGAACTGGCCGAGATGTTCGGCGCGCTCGCCTCAGCGACCGATCTGCGCGCCGTCATCGTGACAGGGCAGGGCGAGCGGGCATTCTGTGCCGGTCTCAATCTGCGCAATGCGCCCGCCATCGCCCAGGATCTGGCCTCGACCGGGCCGACCGGGCTCAGCGCGGCCCTGCGGGCGGCCACACTCTTGCCGGTGCCGCTGATTGCCCGCATCAACGGGGCTTGTGTAGCCGGCGGCTTGGGGCTGATGGGCGCGGCCGATCTGGTTATAGCCGTCAACACGGCGCGCTTCGGATTGCCGGAAATCAAACACGGCCTCTATCCTCATGTCGCTCTGGCGGGTCTTCACCATCGTGGTGCGCCCGGCGTTCTGAGCCGGTTGGCTGATACCGGGGCACTGATCGACGCCTCTGCCGCCCTCGATGCCGATCTTGTCGACATGGTGGTCGATCGCGCCAGTCTCGACGTTGCGGTCGCCAGCGCTCTTTCGACTATAGCTGCTGGACAAATTCCGGCTCGCTTCATCCGCCGCAAAGGGGCGGATTTGAGCATGTTTCACAAGCGTCTAGACGCGGCCGATCATGCCGCACGCCTGCAAACCATCATAATAGTCAACAGTTGACAGTTTGGGGTCGGTTTTCTAACCTTCATCCAACAGGAGCCCTCTCATGACGCCGAGCACAGATTACCAGTTTGATCCCACCAAAACGCGCGACGGGTACGGTGGCATCGACATCGTGGTCAATTTCTACACGCCGCAGGTCATTGCCGAAAAGCGCGTTCCGACCGACGAGAACTTTCGCGATCAGGTGCGCATGGCCGACGACCATCGCCGCGGCCTGACGCCGGAACAATATATCGAGAAGATGGATCGCGCCGGGATCGAGCGCTCGCTGCTGATCGCCGCCCGCTGCGGCGATCGCCGCATGAGCACCTCCACCGAGATTCCTTATTCCTATATTCATGAGGCGTGCCAGAAGTATCCGCACCGCTATTCAGGCGTTGCCGGTATCAATCCGTTACTGGGCATTGCCGGCCTCAAGGAGCTTGACCATGCGGTCAAGGATCTGGGTTTTGTTGCCGCCCATCTTTACCCGCACTGGTTTGGTCAGGCGCCGGACGCCGCCATCTATTATCCCTATTATGCGCGCTGTGCCGAGCTCGGCATTCCAATCATGATGCAGGTCGGGCATTGCCTCGTCTATCGCGACGACAACCGCTTGGCGACAGTTGCCAAGCCGATGCTGCTGGATCGGATCGCTATCGACTTTCCCGAACTCACCATCATCGGCATCCACCTTGGCTATCCCTGGACCGAAGAGATGATCTCGGTCGCGACCAAGCATAAGAATGTCTATATGGCGGGCGACGCCTATGCGCCCAAGCACTGGGGCCAGTCGGCGGTCCACTTCGCCAACACCTTCGGGCAGGACAAGTTCATGTTCGGCACCGATTGGTGGGTGATTGATCCGGAACGAGCCGTCAAGGAGGTCGATGATCTCGATTTCCGTCCGCACTCTAAAAAGAAAATCATGCGGGACAATGCCCTACGCGTTTTCAATCTTCCGACTTAGCGCTTAACATCTGTTCTTGGTAGCTGCAGCAAATGTCGGTAAACAGTTGACCCAACATGCTGCCTTCCTGGGAGGATTCATGAGCACCATTCAGCCAATCGTCGGCGCCTCGCTGAGTTCTGAGGCGCTCGACATGGTCGTTGCAGCGATCACGTCGGGAGAGTTCCAGCCCGGTGAGCGGCTATCGGAGGCTGAGCTTGCCCGCCGCCTGGGCATCAGCCGCGGCCCTCTCCGCGAAGCATTGGGGCGCCTTGAAGGGCGCCTCGTCACACGCACGCCACGTATTGGCGTTCGGGTGATCGAACTGTCCAAGCGCAATATCGAGGATCTGTTCTATACGCGTGAGGCGCTCGAGGGCATGGGGGCCCGCCTGGCCTGCGAACGCATCTCCTCGCAGGAAGTGGCGCGACTGCGGGACCTCCTCAACACCGAT
This region includes:
- a CDS encoding ABC transporter substrate-binding protein translates to MSYFRTMKGFAAAALVSATSLFALSTAVWAAPEQLTIALSGDVPTLDPSKDTSPIGLNLRLNVYNALTELGRDGEVIPQLAESWTTSDDLTEWTFKLREGVKFHDGSTMTADDVVFTVEHVLADETSPVRAFLRLVQTAEAIDDNTVKFTLTQPYSMFDRQSKYLYVMSRAYYDANGDTGYATAPIGTGPYTVAEWVKDDRLVLQAFPDYWGGEPEVKTGIFRPIPSDAARANALLSGEIDLVPSLPPSLMDMLSGSADLKVEVAPGYRVAFLELNPDQAPFDKPEIRQAVDVAIDRAAIADQLMRGTGKATGMMIPPSNGGYDASFTPTEYDPELAKQLVQEAGYDGTPIVIDYPNNNYPMANEVAQAIAGYLTTAGLNVQLNPMEFTAFFPAWVQNKLSPMYYFAFGSSQFHAETILATLYEAGGHLRHNNPEIDALVKSQRQERDEAKKQEMISQAFRISNEDRQFLPLYDMLQVYGVKADIDYVPYPDEIVRLYTFE
- a CDS encoding FAD-binding oxidoreductase, whose product is MDPHIDPAAWLAKQLPGLNIETGDLDLYATDVFYEASHKPIAVLHPTSEDDVVRIIREAKDLNIGVYTRGGGLSYSAGYLPARPNCALIDLSALDKIIEINAQDRYVTVEAGVTWAALRDALRPLGLTTPFWGTFSGLHATVGGAVSQGAKFFGSASRGSSAESVLALRVVIGTGELIQTGSAGGDNTSPFFRNYGPDLTGIFLGDCGAFGIKTQITLQLIPAAKGEAFVSFSFDDPAAQMRAMAQIGAELLASECLGMDPFSAQSRMQSDGLVADLKTVGQIIKGASSLTSGLRDATLIALHGRRFAKKVGYLMNAVVEGGDQHEADRKARRVCAIARDAGGREIPASIPRVMRALPFPPMSGLLTPSGKRMAWLHTVVPNSLGAECFTRTEAVFERDAEALKAAGISHGYLLSTHGPSGVGVETLIRWSDAPLPIHLDFMSEAQRAALKRRADNPASRETLKALTQSILGEWRALGGVHMQIGRKYPYMETRQPAVRALLDQLKAQFDPSDIMSPGNLFSLD
- a CDS encoding dihydroorotase; the protein is MFDLVIHGGLVALPGQAPAPFDIAVSGGRVAAILEVGTAAVSARRLDASGKLVMPGALDVHVHLGHGADISYPRAASDARSETSAAASGGVTTIVPFILSAAEHSTIFDEIRAVTEAGSHIDFGYHLIISTEEQLAQVPRYIADYGIVSFKIFMNNRGGEGKRLGLPDIDDAFLFRLAEACARNGGVLCPHPENIEVVHYLRQQVMAKDPEGLNGLSSWNESRPPFVEADAIQRAARLCQAAGSPIYVVHTSSGEALDAAIAARQSGVSITIETCPHYLTHDVTWERGTVGKINPPLREPADREALWAGIASGAIDTVASDHVHRTLAGKEGGIWKASPGCPGLETILPVMLTEGYHRRGIGIERLVALLCENPAKAMGMWGQKGALTPGFDADIVLVDLDTEWTLTTDDVRSDAGYSIYEDQTFKGRVTNTLVRGVEVYRDGAMVAETAGHGRYLRRSLQA
- a CDS encoding isocitrate lyase/PEP mutase family protein is translated as MTSPAARLKSILARREAVIMPGAPNALFANVINELGYECAYITGAGVTNMYLGMPDVGLITMTEMVQHIAMIADAVDIPLLVDGDTGFGNPVNTYRTVRAYERAGAAGIQIEDQDFPKKCGHFNGKAVIPTGEMVQKIKAAADSRRDGDFQIVARTDAIAVNGIEDALDRAHRYIEAGADVTFVEAPINLDDIARISRELPVPQIFNYVFGGKTPPVDHAKLKEMGYGASLFANAALQASLMSVYNVLGELQRTGSLEGVKDALASFEMRQNAVRKQDYDAMEKRYT
- a CDS encoding alpha/beta fold hydrolase, giving the protein MTMSVPTAPSAQLPLHKGFASAPGCRLHYTRQGSGPAVALLHASPCSAKVMAELQAAWGHEFTCFAFDLPGFGLSEAPRDGDITIPRLADLIAGGMRSIGIEQAALYGRHTGASVALELALRHPELASMILTDGLPIFAAPYTEERLKQYLPPIVPQWHGGHLTWAFFRYREQHLFWPWDAVDLERRADADLPDIAFLHRGTVELLEAAGTYARTYRAAFLHQALPRIGDVTVPAYWGNRPGDSQYKTVPRYPDGAPVEIMSRNPEQALAEELDLLRRHPATGAVPVHVSAFSEKPHADEIEDYIDTRHGPVRAYGAGLSKQGDPLLFLHDLPGSFDLDRAEIGDFFGNGPVLAFDLGGNAESPSDAPSISLWVEQIEDVLEALGWNTVSLVAKGTSAALALAFARQYPERVSEVVLSTPPLLSEDERLAWSERVPDIDPTEDGGYLLRLWHHLRDQELWYPWFNRDHSARRSTEPRIDPVRLTRYAVALLKQPHTYARIWREVLSDDLGEMLRSPPVPVRIVWSPQDIFAPSVQRHQAEHRDATPNTRL
- a CDS encoding phenylacetate--CoA ligase family protein → MSTHAPTYTLPDVQRQPLEAVRSLQNQLLRRMVEICYDHHPFYSKLMRERGLTPADIQNIDDLQKIPPSSKTDFLADPEAFRLRPEGLPLAEGTLWKIIYTTGTTTGKPAPIFVTSHDHFAYQDLFRTRQDLIGLRNTDLIANLFPLTSFPMGAYSRGPDEAAAVGAAMLIANTGRVDSYYPVNRSVDDAVASIARHKATVLWGVAGFVRRVLLRAAELSADFTSVRMVMTTGEAASPAMREDLRLRMRNLNCADTTIVNRYGSTEQGGTMIECCDGSGFHSSMPDQVFHEVVDADTGMRLADGETGMLAITHLNRRGTVFLRYKMGDMGALDHTPCPHCGRTTVRLSSKPVRTGDIIKIKGALVNLGNLKAELDKISELEEYQIVVTSESATDPFSPDVLKVRLAPVSGKEDGIGGEIAALVTTLTNLRPEIEIARRDEIFDPVAMAKPKRIVDLRQR
- a CDS encoding enoyl-CoA hydratase/isomerase family protein — protein: MTRQDGVVTITLNHPERANALDPAEFHELAEMFGALASATDLRAVIVTGQGERAFCAGLNLRNAPAIAQDLASTGPTGLSAALRAATLLPVPLIARINGACVAGGLGLMGAADLVIAVNTARFGLPEIKHGLYPHVALAGLHHRGAPGVLSRLADTGALIDASAALDADLVDMVVDRASLDVAVASALSTIAAGQIPARFIRRKGADLSMFHKRLDAADHAARLQTIIIVNS
- a CDS encoding amidohydrolase family protein gives rise to the protein MTPSTDYQFDPTKTRDGYGGIDIVVNFYTPQVIAEKRVPTDENFRDQVRMADDHRRGLTPEQYIEKMDRAGIERSLLIAARCGDRRMSTSTEIPYSYIHEACQKYPHRYSGVAGINPLLGIAGLKELDHAVKDLGFVAAHLYPHWFGQAPDAAIYYPYYARCAELGIPIMMQVGHCLVYRDDNRLATVAKPMLLDRIAIDFPELTIIGIHLGYPWTEEMISVATKHKNVYMAGDAYAPKHWGQSAVHFANTFGQDKFMFGTDWWVIDPERAVKEVDDLDFRPHSKKKIMRDNALRVFNLPT
- a CDS encoding GntR family transcriptional regulator yields the protein MSTIQPIVGASLSSEALDMVVAAITSGEFQPGERLSEAELARRLGISRGPLREALGRLEGRLVTRTPRIGVRVIELSKRNIEDLFYTREALEGMGARLACERISSQEVARLRDLLNTDRSQPEVQAGEAYAPRSTDDDFHLSIVKAAHCEQIERLLMDQIYYQLRIHRRKSSTLPGRARAALIEHENIVIALEARDPDQAEKAMRTHLRNARLSAMAAVTE